The DNA window TAATCATCTCTTACCTTTATTCAGCGATCGCTGTATTGATAGGGCCCAGGTGTATTGCAGACATATTAccccaaaaatcaaaattgtcctAAAGATAAATTAgacctttatacatgtatatatctattaTAGAAAACAGCTTTGCAAGAGAAGTATGGTGACTATGTTTTTTATTGtcgattgtacatgtatataacggTATAAAAGGGAAACAATGAACCAAACAACTAAAACGTTAAACTCCGCTTGCAAAGAcaagtaaaaacaataattaacaaTCTGATTGATTCTTATTTCATCTTAATTTTATtccttatttttctttaatgaagtctattcattttataaaaattaagtatcatccttttttttaaataaaacattattctgCTCGATAAAACATCAAtaagaatttgttttatttcaacaacaATCTCAAAAGCTAAATCAGTTCCACAAAGTGGCATGGATAATAACCAATAATATACCAGgaaattgtaaaacaaaaactgcgataatcaaaagtaaaattatACATCAATACCGGTATGATGATTACGAAATATCtgttcattttattattaaactggtttcatttcaatttttcaatgaGAAAAGATTTTCATTTAGAAAACACTTACCATTTAAAACAGTTCATGTTGCCTGTTTCATAACCAAACTTTATAATATATCCACCTCTATTGGGTTAAATGAATTTGGCCtctgaattttgatttttaataaatcaactgtatgacacgatctttaaaaaatagacaggcttgaaatgatttatttttgcaaaCACTTTTTATGCAAAGGCAATActaagatataaaaaaatcttacaaataATGCATCCTTTCAAAACAGACGTGAACGAATGATATcgatttgtaaaaatcaaataaaagagAGATAATGTGTTGCATTCATAACGCAATATATGGACTCTCTGTGAAAATCTTCATAGACAAGATAAATCAACAATTGacagttttgttttgaaacagcGCAAACAGCacagtttttttaaatcttaaagatCATCTACTCAAGACAAAGTCGGTTTTGGTAAACCATTCGTTTTGatgcaaaaaatgtttactttaatCAAACATAGCCTAATTTAACTTTATCTAAAAACATTGATGTATCGCCAAAATTTTTCGATTCCAAAAAACACCACAAACAATCAGTTCTCAAAATAAGCAGGATCTATAAAcctgatttttcatttatctcaTAGAGATACGGTTTTCAGTCAACTCACCTCCCATTTATGTTTATGGGGAACAGAGGGGATCAAAATCCTATGAATTGCGAAGACAAGAAAAAGATGAGAGAACACGAACAAAACAGAAATCTTATGAAGATTTAAGATGgttaaatctgatttttttatagGTACATGTGGCGTTTTTGGAGTAAGATTTTTGACATGAGTTTtagttaaaaatatacatcatgctTCTTATAGTTGGACGTTTCACATACTCTAGGCCCATAAACATTAGTCTTTAGTTATTTGTCTTTGCTACAGGTCTGATGAATTTTAATGTAATCCGCCATTTATAACGCTTCTGCACATAAGTGCGGGAAAACCCAGCATTGAAAACATACTTATACAACGTAATTTATGTAAAAGTATTATCTTTTAAAGTAATGAAGCAAATAATCAGACCTTATTAATGTAATTCACTAAAAGTACGCCACGTATaccttttactttttaaattaattttctgGTACACTTGTGCTTACTTTTATGAAAAGTTATCATCCGGATAGTTTTATCCATGTCATTTGGAATGCAAAATCTCctattttgtttttagttttgatCAACATTTTTCGACCTGACAAAATAGAGGGACAGaaagaataatttttctaatcAGTTTATTATTCAACAGAATTAATATCGTTCGtcagttatttatttattctagCGAAGTACTGATTGCTGTTAATCAGTCAAATTAAAAGTGGATACATTTGATATCAATTGGTAAATACGAGTTGAATTTCGactctgtttattttgttgaaaacaaaCCTCAGATTCTATTTGAAATTATATCCATCCATTACGACTGCTATTATATAATCAAATTAATTGCAATTGTTTGTTTATGATTACATAATTTCTCTTATTATGTTAACTTATTCACAATTTTATGAGGTATTCAGCTTGTTGGGAAGATGATGGAACTTTTTCCTTCCATTTCAAAAGTACttaaattgtgttatttttcactctTAGTTCTCTAAGACTTCACTTGCTATTGTCATATTCTGTATTGATTAgctatatgtataattatagaaattaattgtatattacttgcattttacatttttactgtCATTTTACtattttgatttatcaaaaaataatatattgatcTATATTTTCCTAAAGTCGATGATTTAAATTTCCTCTTGCTCATTGACATTGTCATATTATATACTTAGtggttgataatttttttctttttggctacattgaaaattttaattaggTCATAACCAATATATAAATTTGAACACAAACCTTTGGCATTCATATGATCCTAAACGGTATAATTGCCGTTTGACAAACATTTCTGTATTTCTGTCTTTCCTACACGCCCGGTAAATTGAGAGTCCTGGATAATGAAAGTCTCATACTCGTTTCGAGTATTACCGGAACTTTACGGGTGAAAGGAGTATCTGATAAAATTGTCAACCATGGCTCGGGCCAATAAGTACAAGTATATTAAATCAAACGAACTCTAATTTTCAAAATCGATAAAATTCCTTTGGCGAGAAAGAATATCCCTtagtgtaaaaataaatataagatGATAATTTGCTAAAAGTTTAAAAACCAATACATATTcaggtaaaaatgtatttacacaATATCGAACCTCAAGAGGTTTTTTCATGTGTCCATGTTCCCtgtttgatgaaaaaatgtaGCGAGCTATTCAATATCTATAAATGGTTCCGAAATTCAAAATCTGAATTTTAATCTATAGATTCTTAAAACAACAGTTTTTTGACTTTgttaaaagcaatttttttttacaaactctcttcagaataataaaataaattaatatcattCTTCATCAGAACATATTTATGTTGGAGTTTCAGGATACCTGATAAAAATGCATTATTGAATAAGTGAATTAACTTTACATGTCTTATCTTTTAAGATTAAGAAGATACTTTGTTAAATACTCCAGTGTGGTATAACTCAAAAATACACATAGCTAATAGACATGTTTTCATAAAAGCCTGGTACAAGAACGGTGTAAAGGTCATACATGATTTTTACGatgaaaattgtattttttgggagttgatttttaatcaactctcctatgcagtcactcggacaaaccgaaagtgaaacagtgtttggacctcagcacaaatcattgctcctgacaagacttagttcttgaaaataattgatgaattcgatgtaatgtatgttaagcattgtttttcaaggaaacttatttacaaataccttaaaaatagtcagattttaaatggtacgaacaatttaaatattttttgtagtcgtatgtattcctacgccagagttcaatatagtgtcgttcaactcgacgctcggctgtctccgtaaacccttgtcggagatttacggtgtcagccgagcgtttggttgaacgagactagagttcaatattgcttggatccatacaattttcgagaaatatttctaccactgatacatagtttgattgaattaattttatctttaaatattatttaacatgatttgtatggaggtttctcgacattctagtcgaaaaagttcaaaaattcatattataaaaatatgcgtaattcaaattagaaacaacgtatacatgtacttgtcatgcaaaataacatatcattgattttaaaataaataaacatcgacaaaatcaactcccgccagttcttcagtactttgattataattaggtattgatgaatttgaatgttaataaaatatcaaggaTATATGTGTAATGTAATACTGTGTCTAAAATGTCTTACATTGACAGGACATCTGTTAACAGAAAAACATAATCCTTGTATACAATTTTTTCCAAACAATTATACTCCATGAAAAGTgtacaaaaattatatacaatgtataattaatttgaatGTAAATGTGGTTGTCCCAATTGCTGTAACCAAATGGAAAACAGACCAAACTGATAATAATGTTGAAGAACTTACTGTGTATgacatttttaagatttgttttaaaccTACCAAGATTCTTCTGTACAATGGCTTTCATttagaattttacacaaaattcttcCAGTTGGATACTaccttaaaaaattaatattaaaactaCTAACAAGTGTggatttagtaaaaaaaaaaaaataatgtgaaaacgataatacatatttttatttcttttgagaAAATACATACCCTGTGGAGTGAACTTGTAGAGtgattatatatttacagaagACCTCTGAAAGAGTTGgatttaatatatcatatatcatatatcatactCGGCCAAATTCATTGTCGTTTCATAACAAAGTCATCCATTTTGTAATTCTTTATgtgaaacaatatatatttttttgtcttaTGTCAAATAGGATTCCATGCTTGACTGGTTTCCTTTGTCACTTAAAACGACGTTACAATATTGGAAGATATCTTGTAAAAAAggacaattttttgaaaagtcaTGACAGTTGGAAAGGTATCTTTGCTGCTGACATCTTCTTAATTTGTCTTATTTATAATgactattttttctatttccTTTTTTGTTACTAAAACTTTTTCCCATGTAAGCAAGTAACCACAAAATAATACCTCTAGGTGTTTATTCATAAGTGTGTGTATGTATAAGTGTGTGTATGTATAAGTGTGTGTATGTATAAGTGTGTGTATGTATAAGTGTGTGTATGTataagtgtgtgtgtgtataagtgtgtgtatgtataagtgtgtgtgtgtataagtgtgtgtatgtataagtgtgtgtgtgtataagtgtgtgtatgtataagtgtgtgtgtgtataagtGTGTGTGTataagtgtgtgtgtgtataagtGTGTATGTataagtgtgtgtgtgtataagtGTGTGTGTataagtgtgtgtgtgtataagtgtgtgtatgtataagtgtgtgtgtgtataagtgtgtgtgtgtataagtGTGTATGTGTATAAGTGTGTGTGTATAAGTGTGTGTATGTataagtgtgtgtgtgtataagtgtgtgtatgtataagtgtgtgtgtgtataagtGTGTGTGTataagtgtgtgtgtgtataagtgtgtgtatgtataagtgtgtgtgtgtataagtgtgtgtgtgtataagtGTGTATGTataagtgtgtgtgtgtataagtGTGTGTGTataagtgtgtgtgtgtataagtgtgtgtatgtataagtgtgtgtgtgtataagtGTGTGTATGTATAAGTGTGTGTATGTATAAGTGTGTGTATGTATAAGTGTGTGTATGTATAAGTGTGTGTATGTATAAGTGTGTGTGTATAAGTGTGTGTATGTATAAGTGTGTGTATGTATAAGTGTGTGTATGTATAAGTGTGTGTATGTATAAGTGTGTGTATGTATAAGTGTGTGTATGTataagtgtgtgtgtgtataagtGTGTGTATGTATAAGTGTGTGTATGTATAAGTGTGTGTATGTATAAGTGTGTGACTAAATGTCTGTTCTCTCTGTGTCTgttctttcaaaaagaaatatattattaaaaacaataaaattgttCGTCGGGGAGGGGGATGGTGGGCAAGCCATAGATACTCGCATGTAAACGCTTTCGTATAATACGCATgctgcattatatatatatatatatatatatatatatatatatatatatatatatatatatatatatatatatatatatatatatatatatatataaacacaaaaaataagtccaatgctcaaacaacttttatctatagcGCTTTCGCCCTACCGGGCTCTTCagtagatttaaaaacaaagtgtggatttgtttttaaatctactGAAGAGCCCAGTAGGGAGAAAGCgctatagataaaagttgtttgaGCATTGGACTCATGTATAGGTCAATGGGATCATGCGTTCGCTGTAATGACAGCAGGGATTCAACGACTGATGATTTATCTGACGATGACCAAAAATAcctttatatactagtatggcTTATTGTCGACATATAGATTATAGACGTCTGTTTAACTTTTGCACAACAACATATCAtggtaaatattttctttgtcattgcatgtggggggggggggggggggggggttgcataaatttgttaatttaaaaaaaaatgtgatgataTTAATAACCTTTACAGAGAAATGAAAGCAACTATTGGTCTTAAATGCATCTAGCAATAGTGTATGGCCTAATAGGTTTACAAATGTTGGTACCATCATCCCGTTTGCCTAACAGTTATCTGTTAAACCACGATTGTTGATGTAAGTTAATaggtttttatcaattcattaaAGCTATAAATGAATGATTATTAATGCATTCCAAACGGTTTTCCTGTTATGTAAAACCTTCAAGTTGTCCGTACATATGTGCCTTTCTGAAATACTATCAGATGATACACATGCGTCGATCTATATTAATTTGTTCCATTTTAATTATGAGCTTTGATGTGGTATTTTTATGTGAAGATTTAAAACTTACTTAAAACAGATCACCATAAGAGATCATAAAagagatttttcaattatggTCATGTTTCCCCTTGTTTTAAATGCTATTGTAATATTGATTAGTCTTGTTTGGTATTTTTAGAAGCtgataaaataataactaaataatatttagttattattttatcagcttctaaaaatctttaaaaagtattaagccaaaaatatatagatatttagtaaatatctatatatttttggcTTAATACTTTTTAAAGTTCCAGGACTTAGTGTTTGCGTATAGATGAGTAGTTTAATGACGCTTTTCATGCAGATTATATTATGCATACTTACTAATATTCATAagatttggggtttttttttaaatcaacgcacttttattacatgcattatGAAATTCCACTTTGTAGCCAATCATCCTTTGGTCTATATATAAATTCACAAAGTGTATAATACATAATGACATTAGTGTCAAAAATCTATTACGCATAGCTCTTTCTCTTTGCTACTCTCACGCCATAAATGGATGGGGTGGGGGTTAGTGTCTTATTCCACTAGTAATCTGTGTCTTTATCCGAACGGCTTCCAAACACGCCGCTACATTTTTTGCAGCCGATCGCTACACTTCCTCCGATAAAGGTAGCAAAAAACACCACTAGACCAACTATGAGGTACTCCCATGCCGGAAGTCCGAGCAGTTTCCGGTCTAAGCCTGTTGCTTGCAGATCTAATACAACCGGTGTTGGTGGAATGTCCCCTCCCCCACTTCCTTCCATAACGAAAGAACCCATGGTCAGGGACTTGTTCCTTAAAATGTCAAGCGAAACGTCCTTAAGGTGTTGTGATCCTCTTTTTTCTTTATCTGTAGATATGGATTATGATTGAAATACGTGAATTGATATCCATATGACGATTTCTCTATGGTTTTATAATTAacttgttatttgtttttttgtgttttttttttggggggggggtgaggtgGCCAAAGTTCgcaatattgaaaatatgatatttcgAAGCAATAATTAAgattgaattgttttttttcagttttcatacaatttattatagaaatataaagagtTATATATCCAGttaatattgttatttattatcCAATATTAGTAGGTTATATGAGTATACTTACTATTTACAGCATATTCATACCTTGATTCGAAGACAGATGCATTGACAAAGTCCAAGACTGTAGAATACACACGACACACAGAATCACGTACAACCTAAAGCAATTTCAACACAACAACAACCTTTTAAATAGGGTGTTAGAGTGGCGGTCcatggacaatttttttttcaacaacttCATGGTAAACGCAGTAGTAGCAGTGGATCTATGGACGCTTTGCAGGAATGGGTAAAACATTCAGACAAGAACTTTCATAAATGTGAggtcttgaaaaaaaaatgctgaattttaattgtttattcatttacGTTTTTCAgctgataaaaaaagaaagttatgtttctatacatgtacttgcttaaTATTTGAGTATTATAAAAGCTTTCTTTTCCATAAAGTCTGGgtgttatttaaatgaaaacgaaaaaaaaaatactttcactgTAAAAACGGCCCTTTCTATTCGCATAATTATACACAGCATCTTTTTTTTATGCATCATACTCCTGCATGGTTTGATATCA is part of the Crassostrea angulata isolate pt1a10 chromosome 3, ASM2561291v2, whole genome shotgun sequence genome and encodes:
- the LOC128177349 gene encoding uncharacterized protein LOC128177349, producing the protein MDSLKLLYVILCVVCILQSWTLSMHLSSNQDKEKRGSQHLKDVSLDILRNKSLTMGSFVMEGSGGGDIPPTPVVLDLQATGLDRKLLGLPAWEYLIVGLVVFFATFIGGSVAIGCKKCSGVFGSRSDKDTDY